The following are encoded in a window of Cucurbita pepo subsp. pepo cultivar mu-cu-16 chromosome LG12, ASM280686v2, whole genome shotgun sequence genomic DNA:
- the LOC111807023 gene encoding heavy metal-associated isoprenylated plant protein 42-like isoform X1 — protein sequence MHEKKAHYNFPYKISLPLSFCSVILSLGRVIWSLISSNGGRSCSIFSSKHFSLLFSFILLFIFLLQLLLQICTIKMDINCCQKCPLKLERKLLKSNGVESVTINQDEGLVTVAGDIDPVALLQKIKAMGKEAKLWFFQQESNCSEKTTGRSRSGSNIEHDGIGSDSIIENETRFDWHLATGMKEHDRGFQSLPTMSSDVNGCSYPWSLSPAISSNVHAYSYPRSLPRLGYGPMWPYQQSVPGHRLTPHGYYLQPHPPPAYRHFQPRSPPRVNPMVHYTDYADNYRV from the exons ATGCACGAAAAAAAAGCACATTACAACTTTCCATACAAaatctctcttcctctctctttttgcTCAGTAATCTTGTCTTTGGGAAGGGTTATTTGGAGCTTAATCAGTTCCAATGGCGGACGATCATGCAGCATCTTCTCAAGTAAGCACTTTTcacttctcttttccttcattcttctctttatATTTCTTCTCCAACTTCTTCTGCAGATTTGTACCATAAAAATGGATATCAACTGCTGTCAAAAGTGCCCTCTAAAACTGGAGAGAAAGCTCCTCAAATCAAATG GAGTGGAATCTGTTACTATAAACCAAGATGAAGGGCTGGTTACAGTAGCAGGTGACATTGACCCTGTTGCACTcctacaaaaaataaaagctatGGGGAAAGAAGCCAAACTCTGGTTCTTTCAACAGGAATCCAACTGCAGTGAGAAAACCACTGGGCGTTCGAGGAGTGGTTCGAACATCGAACATGATGGCATTGGATCTGATAGTATCATTGAGAATGAAACACGCTTTGATTGGCATTTGGCAACGGGCATGAAGGAGCACGATCGGGGGTTTCAGAGCTTGCCTACTATGTCTTCTGATGTTAATGGGTGTTCATATCCCTGGAGCTTGTCGCCTGCTATATCTTCTAATGTTCATGCATATTCGTATCCTCGGAGCTTGCCTCGACTTGGATACGGACCTATGTGGCCATATCAGCAATCAGTTCCTGGCCATAGGCTCACACCTCATGGTTACTACTTGCAGCCACATCCCCCGCCTGCTTATCGTCACTTTCAGCCTCGGTCTCCTCCTAGAGTTAATCCTATGGTGCATTATACTGACTATGCAGACAATTATAGGGTATAG
- the LOC111807023 gene encoding heavy metal-associated isoprenylated plant protein 42-like isoform X2 — MADDHAASSQICTIKMDINCCQKCPLKLERKLLKSNGVESVTINQDEGLVTVAGDIDPVALLQKIKAMGKEAKLWFFQQESNCSEKTTGRSRSGSNIEHDGIGSDSIIENETRFDWHLATGMKEHDRGFQSLPTMSSDVNGCSYPWSLSPAISSNVHAYSYPRSLPRLGYGPMWPYQQSVPGHRLTPHGYYLQPHPPPAYRHFQPRSPPRVNPMVHYTDYADNYRV, encoded by the exons ATGGCGGACGATCATGCAGCATCTTCTCAA ATTTGTACCATAAAAATGGATATCAACTGCTGTCAAAAGTGCCCTCTAAAACTGGAGAGAAAGCTCCTCAAATCAAATG GAGTGGAATCTGTTACTATAAACCAAGATGAAGGGCTGGTTACAGTAGCAGGTGACATTGACCCTGTTGCACTcctacaaaaaataaaagctatGGGGAAAGAAGCCAAACTCTGGTTCTTTCAACAGGAATCCAACTGCAGTGAGAAAACCACTGGGCGTTCGAGGAGTGGTTCGAACATCGAACATGATGGCATTGGATCTGATAGTATCATTGAGAATGAAACACGCTTTGATTGGCATTTGGCAACGGGCATGAAGGAGCACGATCGGGGGTTTCAGAGCTTGCCTACTATGTCTTCTGATGTTAATGGGTGTTCATATCCCTGGAGCTTGTCGCCTGCTATATCTTCTAATGTTCATGCATATTCGTATCCTCGGAGCTTGCCTCGACTTGGATACGGACCTATGTGGCCATATCAGCAATCAGTTCCTGGCCATAGGCTCACACCTCATGGTTACTACTTGCAGCCACATCCCCCGCCTGCTTATCGTCACTTTCAGCCTCGGTCTCCTCCTAGAGTTAATCCTATGGTGCATTATACTGACTATGCAGACAATTATAGGGTATAG